The Cryptomeria japonica chromosome 6, Sugi_1.0, whole genome shotgun sequence genomic interval GACCACCACAAGCCCCAGTATCAGTAAGGATATCGAAGTCCAAGTAATCAAAAGTAACAGACCAAATAATACATGAGAAATGCCTAATGTAAACAAACCTGAAAAATGCTTGTAGACTATTCTGTGACATGTGATATAGCTATACGCTTTCACTTGTCATTCTTTGAATAACATGCTTCGTTAGAATTCTGCTGAATTTATTGAGATGTTAGAAAATTTTCACCTTGAAAAGAATCTTACTCATGATAGGACAAGCAGAAGGTGTTAGGTCACGTATAGATAAGAGGATTAAATCTTTATTCATATTGTAATGCTTTGTTAACTAGCTTAAGTGAGCTCCAGGTAAGTAGATATAAAAATGTGTTTAAGTTTCAGAAGTTTATCTAATTTAACCAGAAGTTTAATTTAATGGCCTGGAAACattaattaaatgaaaatccaatataGATCTCATCATTTATTCATATTCATTAGGTTATTGTGGAAGCTGTCCGAAAATAGACCTGGTCTGTCTGATAATTATAAACTTAGTGGTGCAGAATTATACTTGCGAAATCCTGTAATTTTCTCTTTCTAGTTATCAAATTTATAAAGCTTTTGGATTAGTTTGGGTGATTACTGATTAGAGTTATGTAACTTTGCCTTTTTGGGATCCAATGCATGTATTTTGAATGCCAGGGACATACATTGACAAAAAATGCCCATTCACTGGAAATGTGTCAATCAGAGGTCGTATTCTAACTGGAACATGCCACAGTGCAAAAATGAATCGCACAATCATTGTTCGCCGCAATTACCTCCATTTTGTCAAGAAGTATCAAAGGCAGGAATCAACATTAACTGCTGATTTCCACAGTTTGTTTTAATCATCAAGTTTAAACAGAGGGGAAGGTAATTAATATGTGTGTTGGGTGCAGGTATGAGAAGAGGCATTCAAACATACCAGCGCATATTTCACCTTGTTTCCGTGTGAAGGAAGGGGATCATGTTATAGTTGGGCAGTGCAGGTGTGGAAGGAATCTGTGTCTTGTTtatcattaaaaaatatttttttatatatcatGGAGTGCTGATTTTCTTTTTTGTGATCTGAGTAAATAAATCATCTCTCTTTCTATTTTCAGACCTTTGTCCAAGACTGTTAGATTCAATGTCTTGAAGGTGATACCAGCAGGTTCTAGCAGTGGGTCAGCGAAGAAAGGTTTCGCAGCAATCTGATTATACCTATATAAAACTATGGCTTACTTTATGATTTTGTTAAGTAGCACTAAGAAATGCTTTATGGCAGTCTTTTGGGGAGAGAAATATTTGATTCTAGTTTGTTGAATATTTTCTTGTTTAATTTGAAATCATTTTTGAAATGGGTGATTTGTCTAGTCATTCCTAAACCTTGTTGAGTGTAGGGATGAAGACAATTTTGATTGTTTTTATGTTCTGTGCTTGGGTACAATTTCAAGTGTTAATGTGTCTGAATGTTGTGTGAATGTGGATAATTCTTTGTGTTTTATGAGTATTTTTTAAGCAAGGTCAAGTTACAGAAAAGAGTAAGGTTTTGGGTCTATAGAAGCAAAATTTAAAACTGTAAGGATGTTAGTTAGGCACGTGCCTGTAAAATGTGTGGGAAATGTTAGTAAGTCATTCTTGTGATATATTTTCCATTAGAGGCACTTTAGAAAATGGTTGCGTGAGGCAGAGGCACTTGAAAAGAATTCATGTGGCTTAAGATTCTTGTTGAAAGATGTCCCACATTTTATGTTCTATTAATGATTGAATAATGCGCACTGCTTGGATGTCCAAGTTTATTTTCAAACATGGGGTTTGATTTTTACTATGCATGTCCTAATTACAAGGGATAGATTTTCCCATTTCGTCTGTCTGGACAAAAGATGATTTTGCATCAACAAAACACACCTTTTGGAATGTTACAGGTATGTATTGTCTCGAATCTACTGGCCTTGTGTTCAGTTGGGTTTTATATTCGAGTCTATTCTTCAAATACAAACTGAAGTCAGATACTTGTGGTTTTCCAAGATTTTACACAATCTTGGTCATTGCTGTTGTACAAGTTAGTTGCAAAATAAAAGACCCACTAGAGTTGAACTGCTTTGGCAGAACTTCAAAGATAATATTTAAGGTGCTTTGACAGAGTTTATTAGATTGGCCCTACGTATACAACTTCAAATTGAAGACACATATTTATAACAAGGGCTGCAATGTAGCATAATTCCTGCCAAATGCTGGTAGGATGATTTTGACAAACAGGGTGTGGACATTATTAAAGCATAATGTAATACTAATTTTTAAAGCATTAATATATACAGGATATAATATTATTTGATCACTCGAGAAGTACTGGCACTATGATACACCTGTGTATTCAATGGCATCATCATTAACTAAAAAAGTTCAGAAATCAATCCATCCGAGTTATGAAAGTAATATTATAATTGCATTATGAAGATAGCTCAAAAGCAGTCAAGTTGTGCAATCCTGGCAACAATCAATGGAGTTGTCCTTCATAAATATTTGTGCAGAGTGCATGTCAAAAACATAGTATACATTTCAAACAGGAAAGTTGCTAGGGCAGAAGCTGTAGTGATCTTTGCAGCTACCATCATATGCTGTTTTAAGATAATCCTTGTCAGGGTCTATTCCTGCATTGCTTATGATAAATGCAAAAGCATAATCCATGAGGCCACCATTTTCAGCCCTCATTGTGGGAAATATCACTGTCCGACAGTTCATGCTCGGACAGTGAAATCAAATCCTTGGTCACAAGTTTATATATGCCCTCCACGGCAGCAATAGCTGAGGTGTAGCATTTTCCTGAAAAGTAAGATGGTATATGTGCAGCCTCATGTGAGGCTTTCACCCAATAATAGGACTATGCAATTACTAAACATGAATTATGCTCATTTGCATAACTTTATATTGATAAGAAAACAGAACTATGTTCTTTTTTCTGTTCGCCACTGGA includes:
- the LOC131072222 gene encoding small ribosomal subunit protein uS17, which gives rise to MAEQTEKAFLKQPKVFLCSKKSGKGKRPGKGGNRFFKNIGLGFKTPKEAVQGTYIDKKCPFTGNVSIRGRILTGTCHSAKMNRTIIVRRNYLHFVKKYQRYEKRHSNIPAHISPCFRVKEGDHVIVGQCRPLSKTVRFNVLKVIPAGSSSGSAKKGFAAI